The Diachasmimorpha longicaudata isolate KC_UGA_2023 chromosome 14, iyDiaLong2, whole genome shotgun sequence genome includes a region encoding these proteins:
- the LOC135169010 gene encoding uncharacterized protein LOC135169010: MLESYNRKGDLFTEAPKVNLEILPLLSDVAKKRDQHFSETQNCIGSTLIALGGAISMLIHPPDDGLDEDIFLDYLSQAGQLLTDVFFQQSVARKSFITPQLNKSIKPAVEAMISDEWRYGNDLKDEVKDVKEIAKACEHIKEKPQPKTIMRSQVQGNSRYPSTNSRQTGYHQKSRKFLFKKRSNQGASSSSAKMSPRTTTQSSSKK, from the coding sequence ATGCTGGAGTCATACAACCGAAAAGGGGATCTGTTCACAGAGGCTCCCAAGGTGAATTTGGAGATACTCCCTCTTCTTTCTGATGTGGCAAAAAAGCGTGACCAACATTTTTCAGAGACACAAAATTGTATCGGTTCAACGTTGATTGCACTAGGCGGCGCAATTTCCATGCTCATCCACCCTCCAGATGATGGACTAGATGAAGACATCTTTCTCGATTACTTGAGCCAGGCGGGACAGCTATTAACAGACGTATTCTTTCAGCAGTCTGTAGCTCGGAAGTCATTCATCACCCCTCAactcaataaatcaataaaaccgGCGGTTGAGGCGATGATTTCTGACGAATGGCGCTATGGGAATGATTTAAAAGATGAAGTGAAGGATGTCAAAGAAATCGCCAAAGCTTGCGAACATATTAAGGAGAAACCCCAGCCTAAAACTATCATGAGATCACAGGTCCAGGGAAACTCGAGGTACCCGTCTACGAACTCTCGTCAGACGGGGTACCATCAGAAATCTCGGAAGTTCCTATTCAAGAAGAGGTCGAATCAAGGTGCATCCTCCAGCTCAGCCAAGATGAGCCCTCGGACGACAACCCAATCTTCATCAAAGAAGTAA